TCACACGTTACTTTTACAACTCctacagagagggagggagagggatcATCAATTTAGTACATTTAGTaacacttcttttctttttacttactttctttttaACCTGTTTAATTCCGCTGAATGGACGTAGACAGAGAGGGGCGAGGGAAGTGATATtgagagacagataaacaaGAAGAGATAGGCTGAGAGAGGGACAGTTATTTTCTTCAGtcatcagacagacaaagtgcTGACAGAGGGGAGGTGTAATTTCTTCTCGCGCTTCAGATGCACTTTGAAACATTGTTTGTCTGCGCAGGATTTTGCCCCCTCAGCTCTACATCAAAACAGTGTCAAGTCCCCTGAGCTGCATGGTACATATTTGATGTACAGGCTTCATTAAGTCTCTTTGGAAGACTGActagagaggctgagagagagttGAAACCCCACCTCACCTCTGTATAAGCTGctgttccactagcttctgtaactcagaTCGTTTTCTCATCAAGATGTTATTTCATCTtcctgaaaagtaaaaaatggaTAACTGCTATTGTACTAgactgaaaaaatgaaatactgctAGTGGAGCAGTCGCCAGCTAGGAGAGGAGGATTTCAGCTCTCCATGAGACTCCAAAAGGTTTCTTGCTTGAGGGTGCAGCATGTGCCTGACAGTTTATTGCCAAGAAGGTTTACGTACGTGCatacatacaaggaatttgacttgGTATATTAGTGcgtaacaataaacatagtaagtagaaaatataaagaaagataaagcaagtactgcaagtcaagaagcataaatataaaatatatgtacaaTTATGTACAATatgacatatttaaaaaaaaatgagctgCACAGTTTTGATGCATATAAAAGAGCCTGCTGATCAATGGTATGTCACGGCAAATCATGACGGTCCATGTGCAAGTGCTGAAGTGACTGGAGAAGGCAGACCCACCACAGTGTCTCCAGACAGCACTGTCTGTTCATTGCAGccttttacacacaaaaactaTAGAACAACTAAAAGCATACTTGGTTATATGCACAGTATGAGAAGATATTATTACTACTGACGGTCTGTTCTGCAATCTTTAATGCTATTTGatgtgatgttgatgatgataattTCATCTGGTAGTTAACATACAGTACGGCCTTCTCCTGTGCTCCAGGGTGGGGGGAATGTGATGGAGGTACAAATAACACTGCTGGTTTGAATGTTTATGACAACATGGATCTATAATTAACGTTTGATattgagtgaaatgaaatgcgTGAGAGGAATAATTATACAATCTGGCTTCAATTCATCGCCTCACCGTCTGTGTCGCCTATCTCCCGTCTCCAAAATGTTCGTACGCATGGGTCAGAgtttgcttgattgacagcagtGCCGGCTATCATACTCAGCCATGATGGCTACCTCCTGCTCATTCCACCTCAGCTCTGCCTTTCTGCTTAGTTCTACATTTTATGGCTCCAGTAACTGACAAGATGGTGGTTGAGCCATCCAAAAACCATTGGCCCAATTAGAATATTGGTAACCATTCATCGGTCCAGTAATCTTGACCATAACCCTGCATGTGTTACCAAAAAGAGGCAACTCTGAAACCTCCAGAGGTCAGCTCATATTtcccttttgtgtttgtgggggtCTCTCGGTTACTAACTGATGACAACAGAGCTTTAACCTCAGTGTCCTCCATTGGATCGTGAAAAGAGTTTGAGGCAAGCCCTGCTAGCAACAATCCCTAAAAAATTATCCATCCAACATTTCGGTCCAGAGTGAGATACATatccatggtccccagatgatgataCCTCATGATTTTCGTTCATCAGTTCAACGTTTCTACTAGTGCACAAGAAATACCAAAATCCCATGGGCAGAATGCCATGGAGTTTACTGAGCTActggtaaatgatctcacttatataacGCTTTTCAACCGcttttacagctaagtctcattcacccattcactcacacattcacacaccgatggcatgcaaggtgctggtatccatcaggagcaatttaGGGTTTCTAATAGTAAAGTTAGGGACACAGAGTTATGgaagtgcatttgtttgtttgcattgtttAAACTTTACCCTCCAGCGTGGAGTTTATACGATGGACCCTGAGGTTGGAGGACCTCCGAgctggagaggtggagggaatACAGGTGAGCTCTTTGCCCAGTGTGGCGACATCTAGGACAGTGAAGACAATCTCATAACAGTGGTGGCTCTTCAGGAAGCCAGCCTGGAGAGAGGAACAAcaggggagctgtcatgtcgttcatctttatatacagtctatggtccaACTCTTGGGTCCAGACCAATATATTTCAACACACCTGTCATCAGGTGAATGGCTTGTACAAGCACGACTAATTCCCATGCAAATAAGTGCATGCATGTGACGGGCCATGAAACAGCCCCTTTGGTTCCACGTACACACACCTTGACCAAGTAGCTGCCATCCTTCTCTAGGATAGCAATGAGAGTGGAGAGGTTTGACTGGTCGTCCCTCCGTGTTGGAGAGCCAGGGGGATCGTCATCGTCAGGGAAACGCACTCCACCCGCCTTGGAGGTGGAGCCTGGTGACGGagagaaaatacagattttAAGTAACATCTTGTAATATAGGCAGGTACAATTATGGAgatgtaatgaaatataatggCTAAATACAACAACATGTCTAATGTCTCACACTGCACCCTGGTGATTACAGCTGAACACAACACGTGAAAAGGCCAAACTGCTGCCGTTCAATAgtagcactcacacacacacaggcacacgtGCACGTGGTCAGTGTCTAACCTTACCTTTTCttcctgttgccatggtaatgtGGTTAGGAATTGGGAAGTGTCAGACAATACTTGCGTGATGTCATCACTGACCTGCGGAGTATGAGGACAGACAATGACAGAGAGGGGAACGGGGGGAGACAGCACCGTGTTACGTCTGAGCTCGTAAGGTGGTTTTGTGTTCAATCACTTAGTAGAAACAGGGTCTTCAAGCTTGAGGTATTTTTTCGGCCCTGGGCTTTATAAGAGATGGTACAGAGTGTATCAATATCACAGGGCCCCACTGGCCCTCAATACTGTATTGATCTCACATGTCACTCCCTTCAGAGTCTATTCTTGCCATGAGTTTAGCCGAGAGACATGACCAGACTACACGTTGGTCCCGGATCAATCATAACTTGCCGTCTTTTGTCACGTCACGCGTGATGTCATCGGGAAGGAGGGGCCGAGACCGAGTTTTGGAAACAAGAATGTTGCCACAATGGCATCTGAATCAGTGTGTATGATACTGGCTGTCTTGAGTTCAGaaaagccttaaaaaaaaaaaaagaacgaaaAAGAACCCACGGTGACCTGTCCTCTGTTTGACAGTTCCACCTCACAGCACCAACAACATTGCTCCTCTTTTGTCTTCGCCATGTTTACAGCTGCTCCTACTGGTCAACATTTGTTGCCGTCCACTGTAGCACACTACGCTGGATAAAACAGTCAACTGTCGAGCCCGACTCCCAGTTTTGGTTCCAGACGCTCTACGTCTGTTGGATGGGGAAATTATTGGACATATCATCTGAACCCAGCATTAGGAGCCCTAAAGCAAGGACCTCAACCCTCAACTGCTCCAAGTCACTTCCTTGTtagtctggctcaccggatgtaggctgctgggataagtctggcgactatttcattttgtgattccactagagtagctttgcatgattcacagttcaaaaaagtcctgatttatcttatactggcccttaatgcagcccctcagttcaccctctgtctgaaacaagccgtttgagccctaaccctaaccctaacccccccccaaaacaccactttttttctgattggccggccaagttccggaagtctttggaagaatttccaaaggcaaactgtaaacctaacgttactaaacaacgttgacataaacataaacatccgGTCTGTGCCTGtagcagagataccatataaggacatccgtgcctatctgacatcagataaaCGCAGTGgctgaaaaaactgaaacggagcatTCACAGCAatctgaagcctgagcttttggctcacagggattacttttacatgtatttacctcattatttggcaactttggaaacatttagtatgaatatcaaacattgtaacattatatatatgacagaaaataaggaaaagcataataggtcctctttaaccattttaatgccagggctcgtCTCCCCACATGCAACTGTTCCAACAAAACAAGTTCACCtcagacactattttgcaagacaaccgtcactgcatcctgggcttagcgccacCCAAGACAgagcgttttttccccccatcccAGAATgacaatgggttgagccagacctttctgtCGAGACAGGACTGGCTATGCGATACTACCTCGCTTACACAGTAGTGACATCGTGGAGAATCTAAAGGCTTCTGTACACTTCAAACAAAGTACCTCTTGAACATCTAACAGCTAACTTGGAATTGgtcttttattttccattcttTACACAACCACTTCCATCATCTTTTGCGTGCACACCATAGTGCCATACCATGAATAAATTGGAGGAGAGACTCTCTGAAAGTGTGCACCCTTCTCATTTGGACATTTCGTCGAGTCGAGACAACAAAGAAAATCCTGTTCCATCCTGTTTTTGAGTGTGTCCCTTTGGAACAGATATAACTTTTGCCTTTAGACGTGATCAGATGGCACATCAGACAATCAACTTTGTTTGAAGCACCCTGAGGCCTCAGCCGTGTATTTCTCTTTTATCAAATTTCTGGGAAGTATTACATGATGATCATCAGatacatttttatactttttgtttCCAGTAGTAGTGCAGCTTGAAGCTTCTATGCCAAAAGAGCCCATTGGTTAACTTCAATGGTAACTATACTGGAATAAGAAAGAGACACACCTTCTCTCATTTTGAAAATAGCATGAAATACCATTGAGAATCTGCAAtaatacatgaaaacaatacaattttttcCATACAATGGTGCTTCTCATGCCAAACAATATTCATGAACATTTCATGTCATCGCAAAAGGGAAATCACTGACAAAgaatgacagaggagggaatGCAAAACATCAGAGACCCTCAGCCTTTTTAGCCCGAGTCTCTTTGTAATGACATATTcataactgtttttttgttcacatCGTTGGGGGTTTTGGGATTTATTGATACCTAGGTAGGCTACTTGATAGAACCTTTAAAATGCTGTCTGTAGTTTTAAAACTATGGCAGAATTtcacatgtacatttattctCTTACAGTGCCGAGAAATCTTTGACAAGCAGAGAATGACattttatatctatatctatgtatctatatatatatatactcggaaaataaggaaaagcataataaaatgtttgatttttggaGAGACAGTGTTAAAAATGACATGAACATTTTGGATGAAGGAAGCAGATATTTAGTCGTGGAGCTCTTGAACACATCACCAAATAAATGAAACTGTCTCCAGCGGTGAAAACACAACCCACACGCCCATCAATGTAGCATCCTGCTGTAGCCGTCTTGCCGCGACATTTGCCAGCGAATTCAAACACGTAGGAAATACGTACCGCTTTCGAGGTGCTGGACCTTTCTACACTCGTGACACCGGTGGTGACATGTCGTTATTCCCCTCTGAGCACAAATACTGACACCTGTCCtggtgaagctgctgctgtgatgttcAGAAAGAGGAGGCTGTGAACTTGCTGCATCCGCGCGGGCGTGTGCTTTCTCAGCGGGCGCGCGCGTGGCGTCCAGCTAACGTGTGTACCGCAACGTTAGGTACATTGGACTGCGGTCAAGTGACGTAACAGTTTGACCAGAGGGTGGCACCAGAACATAGGTCACGTTGTTAGCACGTTCCTGGTTTGTTAGGCTAACTCGACATTGTCAGAGTTGTTACCAGCTCAACTTCCAGGTTCACGTGACTTTTGTTAGGTTCAGCTGTATCTCAGCTATGCTTTGAGATGAATGTGGGGTTGGCATGCCAACAtgcaaatataatataatctaatAATTAGTCCATCAACTTTTGTCACATAATCATATCAGGtatacaatcacagtgaaatgtaataattataATAGGCCACAATACATCTAACAGttaaatatcagaatcagaaatactttattgatccccggggggaaattgtacaaatatGAGTAAAGTCAGTAAGTTACCATGCACTACTACAACTACTGGTGCTGTTTGGTATAACATTACACATTTAGCACATTAACTTGTAAGCATGCTTACATTAGCTCttaataagataaaaaaaaacatctgaggtGGCAATAGAGATGAAATTCTCACTTGTATTGACCTACCATACTCAGGTCAGATATGAGAAGCAGACATACAACCCCTATAAATAGGATTAAAAGTAAGGTATGTAGTTAAAAATGTAGTTGCTAATAGGGTAGCACATTCTGTCAGGTGAAAAATACTTCATAAGTCCATTTCATAACTCAATGCCTCAAATAAAATAGACAGAACTTGTGCGTACTCAGCTAAAACCTTTAAATAATTACCTCTGTAGCTCTGCTCATTCCTCAACAGGTCAACAACAAATAAGGCCTTTCCTGACATTTTCACAATCTGTAACACATTGCAGTTTATCGGTTTTTCATCACATATTTATGTGGAATATTGCTAACATGAATTATTGTTAGATTTACATACCACAAGAATCCAGTGCCCTCCTGTGTTGTATGGACACAGCCACAAATCCCTGTTTGGGATGATCTACAAAACAAAAGGGTTTACACCAGTTTGTGGCAGGATATTATGAGTGAAATATGCTCACCTTCCTCACACATCTAAATTGTCCATTAAACAGAGCTGTTGACACAACCCGAAGACAGCACCAACATGTGGTCCTGTAGAAGAGTGAAATATCAACCGATTTAATCTAAAATATATTAATGCAAGTAAGTTTCATGTacacaaaagaggaaacatACAGAAAAATATGATACTTGACACTTACCGTCTAATCATTTGCAAGGATGTGAAGGTGACTGTCAATTACCTGCATCCAATACAGTGAATCAATTTAACATGAGTATTTCATTTTAGAACCAgagttgaaaatgttgaatgGAAGCCAGTTCATCGATTGAAGTGTTTCATAATGTGTCGGGTCCCACCACTCTGATAACCGCTTCTTCTGACCAGATCTGTAAGACTTTAAGTATGGTTTAAGTGTTAAAAGTATTCCAAGTAAGATTTGCACCTCAATCGAGTctgtaacataaaaaaaatattcttctCTTTCCCATTCAACTTCCTGTGCTCTCTTTTCCTGAAGGTCTTTTTCTTTATTGGTTGCATTTTTGCACTTTGTCTTTGGGACAAATGCcgttttcaaataaaaacagatttttgaaataaaagcatctataatgaataaaaacaaactccagTAAAAAAAGTTTATTATGAAAATCTGAATAGTAAAACAATGTCATAATAATGACATGAGTTTTTATCATGTATtcaattatttcacaatttattCAACTTGACTTCTATTATTAAttctttcactgttttatttatttgatttatgatttattacatCTTTTTCAGGGCTCATCAATTAAGAATTTAAAACTTTATACTTAAATGATTAACCATATTGATCCATAATTACAATTGACTACTCTCCACAAGTCGGTACTCGTTCACTTTCGACTATTTAGTGATTGTTAAAAATGAATAGAAACAGCACAGAGGGTTATGCACAACCATATTTGTTTATTACATGATTATTGCAAGCAGGTCTCTAGCCGTATAGaagaacagaacaaaaatagaaatgatcATAAATGATGGGATAACGGTTATCCTGCGAGTATCCATCACTCTTCCTTTCGCTcaaaagcacatacacacacagtgtgtggaATGATCTGtacaataaaatattcataccTGCTTCACATGCCACTTTTTAAAGTTACAACAGTGTAATGAAAGTGTACATGTACACGCACACGAAATAcatgtgggtggggggggggggctagtgGTAGATGTCAAAGGATGAAAAGCTGTGCAGTTTGTTGGGCCAgaagcgcgcgcacacacacacacacacacacacacacacacacacacacacacacacacatatatatatataaaacactgGTAGCACAGATTTAAATAAAGCACCATCTAGTAAAAGTCTGGTGTCTTACTGCAAAGTGCTCCAAACTGAAgtgcaaaaataaagaaaagttccttcactcactcactcactcacttggGTCAACTGCTATAAAAATGTAGGTAGTAAatcatgtttattcattttataaatatCCCCCCATGTAGATTCTGTTAATCAATTAAATAGgatcaaaaacaatgttttcacatATGGTTATGTGCCTGCAGCTACACCGTGCTGGCCGAGGTGAACCCCATTCACATCCGTCACCAACGCCATGCCagtcaaaatcttttttttattcctccgAAACGTCCTCCATAACGGGAGAGGGACACTGAATTACAAAATGTTCTTCCCCACCACCATTACCAAAAAGTAGTGTACAGACGAAAGCATAATCCTGGTTTATTAGAACTTGGGTCTCATTTTTTGTAGCTTTGGCCACCATTTCTATCCGTCATGATAACAATACACTTATTTAAGTAATTGCTGAGAACTGGGAACACGGTGGCATCACTTCAATACAgcaagaaacatgagcagtcagaccGCCACTTTATTCTGAGGCAAAACCAAAAGTGAGAGcaccccaaaaacaaaaaagtctgccgtaatccctcattgcacagaaAATCAGccgattcattgattagttgatcgaaAGAACACGAATTGCAAACTATTTTCAAGCTGGTTCCAGCATCTTAAgggtcccatattgtagaaagtgagatctccatgtcttgtctgattataaagcaggtctaggtgctgtataaatactgagaaagcatcaaaacgctcagtccacggagaaacgCAAGCAGCCaatattcagaaactgtgccttcaaacgagccgtcaggacttctgtaaggttgtgatgtcacaactatacagtcaccacCCTCAGCTAATCATGCAAAGCTATTctagtcccagaataaaaatatagagctgaaatgagcatattAAATGTCAGGatcagctgcttttctttgtcatttggacaaaagaagcaatttgaagatgttgTTTTGTGCTCTGGGAGAGTGTGAACTAAGccattaactgattaatcggttaatcatgaaaataatcggcacatgaatcgataatgaaaatgatcattagttgcagcccaggTTTATATCACCATGTTCACAGATCTGAGCAGTTATCTTGTTGAGTGCAGTGTTAGCGTTACCGATAGAAACGAATACCATAACTAAGTACAGCAAGTACACATAGTTAAATCGGAGTCATGAATTGAAAGTTGAGTTCAGTTAGATTTGGTTCAGTAGAGATGAAAGTCAGAATAGCTGCTCTGTTTGGATCAGCACCATTCCAGCTGCAGTAACGTGTTGTGGACCCTGACTGGCTGACGGAGCCCTGCTCAGCCCACTTTGTTCGAACCCTGCCTGGTCCAGCAGtactctgcctgcctgcctgaatTCACGTCTCACGTCTCAGATGCTGGGGGTCAGTAACGGAGCAGGCTTGCAGGCTTATGTCTGGGCCTCCGGCAGGGACCGACCAGGCTCACATGGTATAGAGGGCCCAGCCGCTACTAGTCTATTTGTGCTGCGACATAGTAGAGCTTTGGTTGCTGAGGCGGCGGTTGCTGATGAGGAAGCGCTGCCACTGGTTATGGTACCGTTGAGGTTCCGGTAGGGCCGCTGCCGTGGTAACGAAGCCCTTCGGCGGGGGGCAGGCACAGAATCGCGGAGGCACACCGAGGGGAAACTCAGGCCCACCAGACAGCAGCCCGGACAGGAAAGGACCTCATCCTGCTCAGAGGGACCACAAGGGTCGGAGGACAGGACATGGGCTCTGCTGTAACCATTGGCCCACGCTCCTCCACCCCACTGTACCTGCTGGCCAATCACAAGGCCTGAGCCGTTGTTGTTGTCCAGCCGTGGCAAAGGAGGCAAGGAGGGCGGTTCGTTGGAGATTGGAAGTCGCCAGCCATTAGTTtttaaggaggaggaggaagtggaggtgaGCAGAGGTCTTCCAGGTGTAGAGTCCAAGACTCCCTCTGCTGGCTCAGGAGACTTGGTACAGTCCATGGGTTCAGTtagacacacactctcctcctcctcctcctcctcttcctccactaaCCGCTCCAGAGACACCATCTCCAGCTCTACAGGAAGACCCGGGTCCTCTCCTatcccatcctcctcctttaACAACTCTCTCTTCTCAGTTATCTCTATATGCTCCACCTGCAGCCTTTCATGCACCTTTTCTGACACCCCCGTCTTCTTCCTCACGTCGCCCTCCGCCTCCTCCCAAGTCCCTCCTTGAATCGCCGCCACTCCGACATCGTCGTCCTTTTCCACCTCCTTCCCCTCCGTGTCTCTTGGCGAGGCTACAGTCCGGCTGAGCTCTGGGGTACAGGGGAGCGACTGGCACCTCCTCGGCGGGGCACGCACACCCAGCATCCCTCGGAGAAGGTGGGGCGAAGCACACGGGTCGCGAAGCGCTGGGAGGGTGAAGGTCAGGGAGATGACGGACTTGCTGGGCGTGTCTAAGAGTTTACACCGCCCTCCGTTCAGGTCCTGTCTGAGAGAGAAGGGGTTGACACGCGCAGGGGTTCCGAGGAGAGGAGGGGTCAGGGTTGCCGGGGGTAACATGTCCGACTGGCTCCTTGCCAGGCCTTGCCATTGCTGGCTGCGTTCTGCGAGGTGACAGGGAGAGCTGCGGCGCCGATATGGGCTGACGTCTACAGCTACTGGCtctgagtgggggggggggggggggggggggggggcacatgaGTGAACAAGACTCAGAATGTGACAGATCAAGAGAGGCAGAACATACAAATGTTACCGGGTAACACAGTTTAATGGACTCATCAGGGATGAAGgttttcttctgtggtgttACTGCTATGATATGATACTAGTTTTAGAATAACAACTATTCTGATTGTGTGGTACTGTTAATGTGGTTGAAGAGGGTGTCTTAAAGGAGCGAGACATGGTGCCATCACCCCACCCCTACAGTCCAATGTTATCAGTGGCTACGTGCAGTTATTCAAAAATAACGCACAGAACGCTGGccctcccatccctcctccAGCACTACGCTAACTATGGTGGAGGTTTAGAATCAAAGACGGGGGACAGATTAGACACAGTATTCAAGGGAAAAGACCATCTAGCCTTGTGTGAGCCACCATACAGACGGTGCtcttttacatttaatgaaGGCATTTTAAAATCTCGATGTTTTTTACCGAGTGCCACAGGATTCTCCCTCTCGTCTTCCCTCTCCACGCCCTCCAACGTGACGACAATGTTGGAGAACGAGGGACGCCTCTCTGCGCTCATCTGAAAGCAACGCGAGGAAAGCGTCATGTTACATACAAGTGTGTGCAATGGCGTCGATGACCCGAGTATCTTGAGACACAGGCCAGTGTGCACTTACATTACAGCAGGTGACTGCGAGGCTAAAGAACACAGGTGGACAGTCTCCGACCATGTTCTCAAAAGTATCCACGTCCAGACCAAAgtcctaaacacacacacacgttcaaaATCACTGCATATCAAGTATGTTTTGTTAGAATGACActatacatgcacatatactCCTTCAGTGATGAACTATTCAGGTCCCTTTCTCTGCGGACCAAAGACTAGTTTTatctggacacacaaacaaagactcCTACCTCTGTCCTGGGTAAGAAGTCAGGATCAGCTTCGATCCGGGCGATGATCTCACACAGGATGATGCCGTATGCAAACACATCCacctgagcagagcagagcaggggcGGGAGGAAGGTGCAGGTCAGTTCTGTCCTGGGCTTTAGCTCTGATCATGCACTCATAGATCCAGGCTCAGACTAGACTAGATTTCACACAGTGGTTAACTGCAAACCTTATGGGCAGAAGGGTTCTAGTAGATTTTTAAGGAATGAGCTCCAGCAACAGACAGGAGCCCCAGGCCAGGATACAGCCGACCTGCCTAGAGCAAGAGAGACTCCGGAGGACTGCCACACAGCTGAGGGTAACCCCCTTCCTTCTGCAGACCAGGATCAGGTCAAGGTGGGTCACAAGCTCTTCACTAATCCCACATTGTTCCTGTGCTAGAGTGCCTGTACCAGTTGGAGTTCAGCTTGAGACGATTCAACTCTTATTTAGAGCTTTATTTCAAAGTTGTTTTGGTGGTTTTTATATCTGGTCATTCTTAGGACTCCTTAATCAAAAGGTTCACTGCACCATCTGTTTAGTTAAGttggctaatattagctaacattagccaccacaagctactggtcataccagaccaagtaaggctgcagcagcatggTGATTAAGCAGGTTTACCTTCTCATCATACAGTTCTCCTCTCAGCACTTCAGGGGCCATCCAGTAGGGGGAGCCCACGATGGCCAGAGGCTGCTTCACCACACCATCACTGCAAAGAAACCAAGGT
The sequence above is a segment of the Enoplosus armatus isolate fEnoArm2 chromosome 2, fEnoArm2.hap1, whole genome shotgun sequence genome. Coding sequences within it:
- the LOC139299124 gene encoding dual specificity testis-specific protein kinase 2-like, with protein sequence MDYHAECCFCDPEEGHGGPDEPPLHSIHAPNRIRPSSYRALRSAVSSLARIDDFFCEKIGSGFFSEVFKVQHRITGQVMALKMNTLASNKANMLREVQLMNRLCHPNILRFLGVCVHEGQLHALTEYINGGNLEQLLDSDLYLSWGVRIGLSLDIARGLQYLHSKGIFHRDLTSKNCLVRCDNGMFTAVVGDFGLAEKIPDYSDGVVKQPLAIVGSPYWMAPEVLRGELYDEKVDVFAYGIILCEIIARIEADPDFLPRTEDFGLDVDTFENMVGDCPPVFFSLAVTCCNMSAERRPSFSNIVVTLEGVEREDERENPVALEPVAVDVSPYRRRSSPCHLAERSQQWQGLARSQSDMLPPATLTPPLLGTPARVNPFSLRQDLNGGRCKLLDTPSKSVISLTFTLPALRDPCASPHLLRGMLGVRAPPRRCQSLPCTPELSRTVASPRDTEGKEVEKDDDVGVAAIQGGTWEEAEEITEKRELLKEEDGIGEDPGLPVELEMVSLERLVEEEEEEEEESVCLTEPMDCTKSPEPAEGVLDSTPGRPLLTSTSSSSLKTNGWRLPISNEPPSLPPLPRLDNNNGSGLVIGQQVQWGGGAWANGYSRAHVLSSDPCGPSEQDEVLSCPGCCLVGLSFPSVCLRDSVPAPRRRASLPRQRPYRNLNGTITSGSASSSATAASATKALLCRSTNRLVAAGPSIPCEPGRSLPEAQT
- the LOC139299237 gene encoding adipose-secreted signaling protein-like, with translation MATGRKGSTSKAGGVRFPDDDDPPGSPTRRDDQSNLSTLIAILEKDGSYLVKAGFLKSHHCYEIVFTVLDVATLGKELTCIPSTSPARRSSNLRVHRINSTLEGVVKVTCEYRTHQEGVLQEEITLVARGRKDSSLKVRLQARVIDPHHGTPMLLEGVRCLGAQKDVHAKRSSDCKRI